The Leptospira mtsangambouensis genomic sequence ACGAAGTGACCGATTTGGAAACAAATCTTGCAACTTGGGCAGAGACAAAGTATGCCATTGGTTGTGCCAATGGAACTGATGCTTTACAATTGGCACTGCGTGCAGTGGGAGTGGGTCGTGGCGACAAAGTGTTGTTACCTGATTCTACTTTCTGGGCTACTTTTGAGGCTGTGGTGAATGTGGGCGGTGATCCTTATACAGTGGATACCAATCCTATTGATTTACAAATGGACTTCCAAGTATTTAAGGAAGCTGTCGAAAAAATTAAACCAAAAGCGGCTCTTGTGGTTCATTTATACGGCTGGGGAACTGCAAATATCGAAGACCTTCGAAAGTTCTGCAAAGAAAAAAACGTGGCTCTCATTGAAGACGGGGCGCAATGTTTTGGTGTCAGACACAATGGAAAGTCCTTATACAAAGACGCTCTTATTTCCACAACATCCTTTTATCCTGCAAAGGTGTTAGGTGCTGCCGGTGATGGTGGTGCGGTATTTACAAACGATGAAGAATTATCTATCGTCACACGTAGGCTTGTTAATCATGGACGCACTTCGCATTACGAACATGGACTTGTGGGTTGGAACTCAAGACTTGATTCCTTGCAAGCTGCTTTTTTAAACTTATCTTTAAAACACTTACAAGCAAGAATTGATTCTCGTAAAAAGTCACAAAACGTATACTACAAAGAATTACCAGGCCTTGGAATTGGTGTTATCAAACCTCCTAAAGATTATGAGGAAAACGGATACTGTAACGTGACTTTGGTGGACCCTGAAGTTCGTCCCAAAATAGAAGCTGTTCTCAAGGACAAAGGAATTGGATTTGGAAATATCTATCCAGGGGCTATGTCTGACCAACCAGGCGCCAAACCATACCTCATCGAAAGATTTGGTAAGGATGGAAATGCTCGTAGGATTTCTAAATCCGTTCTTAACTTTCCACTTTTTGCTTATATGACAGATTCTGAATTGGATGAAGTGTTTAGTGCGATAAAAGCCTATAACGCGACCAAATAATGGAAAAGTTTAGAGTCGGAGTATTTTTATTCTTTTTACTCATCCTTGCGGTGTTAACTTTTAGTTTATCTAAAAGTTGGCGCCTTTATGATGATGGGTATGAAGTGACAGTAGAAACTCCCGAGTCTAAGGAAAAAGACAATAAAGATAATACTCCTGAACCCTCTGATAGTTTAGATTTAGAAGACGGGAACGGGAAGATCTATTGGAAACAATACTTCATTTACCCACATGGACTTGTGACGGAATCCGGTGGGTTTGGTCCTGATGGAATTTTATCACACGCTAGAAATTTATACTCCATCAACTTAAAAGATGGAAAAGTCCAAAAACTCTTTCCTCATGATGTTTACATTTGGGATTTTTTTGTGGGAGACTTTGCCAAAAAAACAGTTTCAAACACAATCGATGATCCCAAAGAAGATGTTCTCTATTTGGAGAAAAAAATCATCATCCTTGCTGTCACAGAAGATAGTAATTTGGATGGGGTTTTGAATTATAAGGATCATAAATTGGTTTATCTTTTTGATCCAGAAACCAGTGGTTTACAAACGGTCCTTCCTCTTGGATTTCATTTCCGAAAACTCGTATACAATTCGGCAAAGAACCACCTTACATTAGTTTTAGGAAAGAATCCGGAAAAACAGATCAATAAAAGAAGAAAACTCCCGGAACCTGAAATCAAACTTCATATTTTTGATTATGATGCGAGTTCTTCCAAAGGAATCTTAAGTGGATCTTTGGAAGCATTGGTCACACCAACAAGTCCCAATCCATAAAATAAAAAAGCCTTGAGATTTCTCCCAAGGCCATTCATGAAACAATCATCGATTGTTTTTGGATGTTTGTCTTTTTTTAGTTTTTAAGACAAAGCATCCTTTACTAAATCTTCTTGTTCCTTTAAGTGAGTGACCACGTGACCACAAGCAGGGCTTGGGAACTCCGATCGACCAGCATAATGCAAACGTTTGTTTTCTGGCATCACCGCTTCAATTCGATCCCTAACAAAGAACCAAGCACCTTGATTTTTCGGTTCTTCCTGTACCCATACAAATTTTTTCAGTTTTCCGTAACTGGTGATCATTTGTTTGATATGGTTTTCTGGGAACGGGTATAGTTGTTCGATTCGAACCACTGCCACGTTTTCTAGTTTTTGTGCATCGATGGCTTTGCGTAAGTCATAGTATACCTTTCCAGAACAGAAAAGTAACTTCTCTACTTTTTCCGGTTTTGCCACAGGATCAGGAAGGATCTTTCTAAAGGCACCTGTTGTGATGTCTTCCAAACTAGAGGCTGCATCTTTCAAACGAAGCAGTGACTTGGGTGTCATGATGATGAGCGGTTTTCTAAAACTTTGGAGGATCTGACGACGTAGTATATGGAAGTACTGAGCCGGTGTGGTCAGGTTTGCCACTTGGATATTGTCGAGAGCACAAAGTTGTAAGAACCTTTCGAGTCTTGCCGAAGAGTGTTCTGGACCTTGGCCTTCATATCCGTGTGGGAGTAAACAAACAAGACCAGACATCCTTTGCCATTTGATTTCGGAACTGGAAATGAACTGGTCAAAGATTACCTGTGCGTTGTTTGCAAAGTCTCCAAACTGCGCTTCCCACATCACAAGGCTATTCGGATCAGCAAGCGAATACCCATACTCAAATCCGAGGCAGGAATATTCAGAAAGAGAGGAGTTTACAATTTCTATCTTTGCTTGTTTGTCGCTGATATGATTGAGGAGGGTGAGTTTTTTCCCATTTACGATGTCCGAAAGAGTCGCATGTCTGTGAGAGAAAGTTCCCCTTTGTGCATCTTGACCTCCGAGACGAATCGGAAATCCGTTTTCTAAAATGGAACCAAAGGATAGTGATTCTGCAAAACCCCAATCAATTGGCAATTCCCCAGCTCCCATTTTTTTACGGTCTTCCAATACTTTAATGTGTTTTGGATTGGCTGTATAACCTTCAGGAAGGGTAGTGACTGCTTTGACAATTCCACCTAATTGTTGTTGGAGGAGTTGGGTATGAACATCTGAATCTAAAGGTTCTTTTGTGTATCTAGACCAAACCCCACCCAGTGTATCTACGGTAATGCGAGTGTCTTTTTCCTTTGCTTGTTGGAACGAGTCCTCAAGGCCTTGGGCAATTCCATCTTTAATGAACTGGATTTCATCTTGAGTGATGTCCCCACGTTGCAATAATTTCTCTTCATAAATTTTGATGGTTTTGGGATGTTTTTTGATGATATCATACATCTGTGGTTGTGTGAAAGTTGGTTCATCCGTTTCGTTATGTCCAAGCCTTCTATAACAGATAAGATCGATGATCACATCTTTTTTGAATTTTTGACGGTATTCTAACGCAAGTTTTGTGACTCGGTAAGTGGCTTCCGGATCATCCCCATTCACATGGAAAATAGGAACTTGGAATCCTTTGGCAAGGTCTGTTGCATACAAAGTCGATCTGGACTCGCTAGGAAGAGTGGTGAATCCAATTTGGTTATTGATCACAATGTGGAAAGTTCCCCCCACCGTATAACCATCTAGGTTCATCATGTTGAGAGTTTCTGCCACCACACCTTGTCCGGCAAAGGCAGCATCCCCGTGGATGGCGACTGGCATAAATTTAGAACGGTCTACGTCTTTTGCCATTTCTTGGCGAGCACGGACCGATCCAAAAATCACTGGGTCTACAGCTTCTAAGTGAGAAGGGTTGAAGGCAAGAGAGAGTTTGACTTCTTTTCCGTAATGGGTCATGACATTGTTTGAATACCCAAGATGGTATTTTACGTCTGCATAACCGAGTTGGCCTGGGTTTAGTTTTTCTTCGAATTCAGCAAAGATAAGTCCTGCCGGTTTACGAATGATATTCACAAGAACATTCAAACGTCCCCTATGTGCCATACCGATCACAAGAGCATCCATTTTATGACCACCTGCTTCTTCCACAAGGGTATCAAGCATAGGGATCATGGTTTCCCCACCTTCGAGAGAAAAACGTTTTTTCCCTACGAATTTTTTGGCGAGGAAGTTTTCAAAACTATCCGCTTGGTAAAGTTTTTCAAACAAACGTAAGGCGGTCTTTTTGTTAATGGGTTCGCTGTTGGCGAGTGGTTCCATTCGGTTTTGTAACCACTCACGTTCCTCATCATTGACGAGGTAGTAGTGTTCACAACCGATGGATCCGCAATAGGTTTTTTCAAACCAGTCGATGACGTCTTTTAGTTTGGCTTTTCCTAAGTTGGCAACTCCAGAATCCACTTCTGTGTCTAAGTCCGTTTGTTTTAAGGCTTTGACTTTGAGGTCAATAAATTCGCGGTTGGGTTTGTTGATTCCGAGTGGGTCTAGGTTTGCAGCTAAGTGCCCTTGTCTTCTGTAGGCATTGAGAAGGTTGATGATCCCGAAGTCACTGAGTGAAGAACCTTTTCGGTGTTCGGTGGATG encodes the following:
- a CDS encoding DegT/DnrJ/EryC1/StrS family aminotransferase codes for the protein MAVPFIDIKRFEPGFLDTWNEKVKSMSVNAQFIGGNEVTDLETNLATWAETKYAIGCANGTDALQLALRAVGVGRGDKVLLPDSTFWATFEAVVNVGGDPYTVDTNPIDLQMDFQVFKEAVEKIKPKAALVVHLYGWGTANIEDLRKFCKEKNVALIEDGAQCFGVRHNGKSLYKDALISTTSFYPAKVLGAAGDGGAVFTNDEELSIVTRRLVNHGRTSHYEHGLVGWNSRLDSLQAAFLNLSLKHLQARIDSRKKSQNVYYKELPGLGIGVIKPPKDYEENGYCNVTLVDPEVRPKIEAVLKDKGIGFGNIYPGAMSDQPGAKPYLIERFGKDGNARRISKSVLNFPLFAYMTDSELDEVFSAIKAYNATK
- a CDS encoding 2-oxoglutarate dehydrogenase E1 component produces the protein MTTDQMMSLYGDNVVLLEEYYKQFKEDPQSLSKDWIDFFGELERSSVSGNGSNGNGFGGNGYVNYASTEHRKGSSLSDFGIINLLNAYRRQGHLAANLDPLGINKPNREFIDLKVKALKQTDLDTEVDSGVANLGKAKLKDVIDWFEKTYCGSIGCEHYYLVNDEEREWLQNRMEPLANSEPINKKTALRLFEKLYQADSFENFLAKKFVGKKRFSLEGGETMIPMLDTLVEEAGGHKMDALVIGMAHRGRLNVLVNIIRKPAGLIFAEFEEKLNPGQLGYADVKYHLGYSNNVMTHYGKEVKLSLAFNPSHLEAVDPVIFGSVRARQEMAKDVDRSKFMPVAIHGDAAFAGQGVVAETLNMMNLDGYTVGGTFHIVINNQIGFTTLPSESRSTLYATDLAKGFQVPIFHVNGDDPEATYRVTKLALEYRQKFKKDVIIDLICYRRLGHNETDEPTFTQPQMYDIIKKHPKTIKIYEEKLLQRGDITQDEIQFIKDGIAQGLEDSFQQAKEKDTRITVDTLGGVWSRYTKEPLDSDVHTQLLQQQLGGIVKAVTTLPEGYTANPKHIKVLEDRKKMGAGELPIDWGFAESLSFGSILENGFPIRLGGQDAQRGTFSHRHATLSDIVNGKKLTLLNHISDKQAKIEIVNSSLSEYSCLGFEYGYSLADPNSLVMWEAQFGDFANNAQVIFDQFISSSEIKWQRMSGLVCLLPHGYEGQGPEHSSARLERFLQLCALDNIQVANLTTPAQYFHILRRQILQSFRKPLIIMTPKSLLRLKDAASSLEDITTGAFRKILPDPVAKPEKVEKLLFCSGKVYYDLRKAIDAQKLENVAVVRIEQLYPFPENHIKQMITSYGKLKKFVWVQEEPKNQGAWFFVRDRIEAVMPENKRLHYAGRSEFPSPACGHVVTHLKEQEDLVKDALS